The following are from one region of the Acidobacteriota bacterium genome:
- a CDS encoding TonB-dependent receptor, translated as MQKARIFPLVLAVVLILSCGVAVAQVPTGRIVGRVVDDQGQALPGVGVVAESPRLVGKTEAVTDETGTFRLFSLPSGTYTITFSLPGFKTLVREGIILQLEQTLALNVSLDAAAVEEEIVVTGMSPLIDVKSTTRGQTMTREVFEALPKGRDFNALISTLAGVHYEGNQGGLSVDGSSGAENIFYIDGTNITNIHIGTQAQSAVFELVDEVQVKASGYNAEFGGSMGGVVNVITRSGGNQLRGEFIGYYDDESRLMQGKTRDYLRLNPLNADEPQYVNNDDLYFNGGKDRDIYQRFEGIVSLGGYIVKDKLWFYGSFNPIIRTDKADRFFLTDAQPRPVTSFERTRTNWNGALKLTAQPMKNMRVTLSGVNNFYRYRGAIPSITGGSNKAYEWAKEGMDYPNTSANATVDYSPGNNLLISLRGGYFMQNETNQQISMPETRWYFSRDNYMFANEIPAELLRARLWRNWAGSVYETVKRKYERISSNLDFTYYMNLGGEHAWKAGIQFIRLREDVDRTAQHPLVYLNWNAPYYLMDGTRVQGKYGSYQIRGSWTSPFGSFWNIYSDNWALYLQDTWTIGEKLTLNIGVRTESEYIPSFSKEPGFADMKPIQFGFGQKLAPRLGAVYDVFGDSSLKVFGSFGIYYDVMKLYMAEGAFGGFKWKSDYYTLDDYDWTKIAASGKIDDRASQSAGGTYMGTIDWRIPSFDTTDPDLKPVAQREISFGAEQKLRENLSFSVRVVQKSLLQTIEDIGVATPEGELYYNANPGGKYINDIYRQNLGPEYPECPKATRDYWGVNLSLEKRFSNNWQGGVNYTWSRLTGNYGGLASADEGGRVSPNVLRYYDLWFLAYDLNLNILDGPLPSDRPHYFKAYGSYAFPFGLTVGAVGYARTGLPLTTALNANHVVIYPNNRFDTGERLPFTMWADVYAEYNLRIAGRYRVNINLNIYNITNTSTIQGKNMTVNRNDMYISDANLLSKNYNYNPDLRQTDLNPLYGLWTSRMGPWSARLGFKFTF; from the coding sequence ATGCAAAAAGCCAGAATCTTCCCATTAGTCCTCGCGGTCGTCCTCATCCTGTCCTGCGGTGTCGCCGTCGCTCAGGTTCCGACAGGAAGAATCGTCGGCCGCGTCGTGGACGACCAGGGCCAGGCCCTGCCGGGGGTCGGCGTCGTCGCTGAAAGCCCGCGCCTGGTCGGGAAAACCGAGGCTGTGACGGACGAGACGGGGACATTCCGTCTGTTCTCTCTGCCTTCGGGAACCTACACGATCACCTTCTCACTTCCGGGATTCAAGACCCTCGTTCGTGAAGGCATCATCCTTCAGCTCGAGCAGACCCTGGCGCTCAACGTGTCCCTGGACGCGGCGGCTGTCGAGGAGGAGATCGTCGTCACCGGCATGAGCCCGCTCATCGACGTCAAGAGCACGACCAGGGGCCAGACGATGACCCGGGAGGTCTTTGAAGCCCTGCCCAAGGGCCGCGACTTCAACGCTCTGATCAGCACCCTGGCCGGCGTCCATTATGAGGGCAACCAGGGCGGCCTCTCGGTCGACGGCTCCTCGGGCGCGGAAAACATCTTCTACATCGATGGAACGAACATCACCAACATCCACATCGGGACGCAGGCCCAGAGCGCGGTCTTCGAACTCGTCGACGAGGTCCAGGTCAAAGCTTCAGGCTACAACGCCGAATTCGGTGGATCCATGGGCGGCGTCGTCAATGTCATCACGCGCTCGGGCGGAAACCAGTTACGCGGCGAATTCATCGGCTACTACGACGACGAAAGCCGGTTGATGCAGGGCAAGACCCGTGATTACCTACGGCTCAATCCCCTGAATGCCGACGAACCCCAGTATGTCAACAACGACGACCTCTATTTCAACGGCGGCAAAGACCGCGATATCTACCAGAGGTTCGAGGGCATCGTCAGCCTCGGCGGCTACATCGTGAAGGACAAGCTGTGGTTCTACGGCTCCTTCAACCCGATCATCCGGACGGATAAGGCCGACCGATTCTTCCTGACGGACGCACAGCCGCGGCCGGTTACGTCCTTCGAGCGGACCCGCACCAACTGGAACGGAGCGCTGAAACTCACGGCCCAGCCGATGAAGAACATGCGGGTAACGCTCTCGGGCGTCAACAACTTCTACAGGTACCGGGGCGCCATTCCCTCCATCACAGGGGGAAGCAACAAGGCCTACGAATGGGCCAAGGAAGGGATGGACTATCCCAACACGAGCGCCAACGCCACGGTGGACTACAGCCCCGGCAACAATCTGTTGATCAGCCTCCGGGGCGGATATTTCATGCAGAACGAGACCAACCAGCAGATCTCCATGCCCGAAACGCGCTGGTACTTCAGCCGGGACAACTACATGTTTGCGAACGAGATTCCCGCCGAACTTCTTCGGGCGCGTTTGTGGAGGAATTGGGCCGGAAGCGTCTATGAAACGGTGAAGAGGAAATATGAGCGCATCAGCTCGAACCTCGATTTCACCTACTACATGAACCTCGGCGGCGAACATGCCTGGAAAGCCGGCATTCAATTCATCCGCCTCCGGGAAGACGTCGACCGGACCGCCCAGCACCCGTTGGTCTATCTCAACTGGAACGCGCCTTATTACCTCATGGATGGAACGAGAGTCCAGGGCAAATACGGATCTTACCAGATCCGGGGTTCCTGGACGTCGCCTTTCGGCTCGTTCTGGAATATCTACAGCGACAACTGGGCTCTCTACCTCCAGGACACCTGGACGATCGGCGAAAAGCTGACCCTGAACATCGGTGTCCGGACGGAAAGCGAATACATCCCCTCATTCTCCAAGGAACCGGGATTCGCAGATATGAAGCCCATCCAGTTCGGTTTCGGCCAAAAGCTGGCCCCCCGTCTCGGCGCGGTTTATGACGTCTTCGGCGACTCCAGCCTGAAGGTTTTCGGAAGCTTCGGCATCTACTACGACGTCATGAAACTCTACATGGCCGAGGGCGCCTTCGGCGGCTTCAAGTGGAAATCCGACTACTACACCCTGGACGACTATGATTGGACGAAGATCGCGGCCAGCGGCAAGATCGACGACCGGGCCAGCCAGAGCGCGGGTGGGACCTACATGGGCACGATCGACTGGCGCATACCGTCCTTCGATACGACCGATCCCGACCTGAAACCCGTCGCTCAGAGAGAAATCTCCTTCGGCGCCGAGCAGAAGCTCAGGGAGAATCTGTCGTTCTCCGTCCGTGTCGTCCAGAAGAGCCTGCTCCAGACAATCGAGGACATCGGTGTCGCCACCCCCGAAGGTGAGCTTTATTACAACGCCAACCCGGGCGGCAAGTACATCAACGACATCTACAGACAGAACCTGGGTCCGGAATATCCCGAATGTCCCAAGGCCACCCGCGATTACTGGGGGGTCAACCTGTCTCTGGAGAAACGCTTCAGCAACAACTGGCAGGGCGGCGTCAACTACACCTGGAGCCGTCTGACCGGAAACTACGGCGGTCTGGCGAGCGCCGACGAAGGCGGACGCGTATCGCCGAATGTCCTGCGTTACTACGACCTGTGGTTCCTGGCCTATGACCTTAACCTCAATATCCTTGACGGCCCGCTGCCTTCGGACAGGCCCCACTACTTCAAGGCCTACGGTTCCTACGCCTTCCCGTTCGGCCTGACGGTTGGTGCTGTGGGCTATGCCCGGACTGGTCTGCCTCTGACCACCGCCCTGAATGCGAACCACGTGGTCATCTATCCCAACAACCGGTTCGACACGGGCGAACGGCTTCCGTTCACGATGTGGGCCGACGTCTACGCCGAGTACAACCTGCGGATCGCCGGGCGCTACAGGGTGAACATCAACCTCAATATCTACAACATCACCAACACCTCGACCATCCAGGGCAAGAACATGACGGTCAACCGCAACGACATGTACATCTCGGACGCCAACCTCCTGTCCAAAAACTACAACTACAATCCCGATCTCCGGCAGACAGACCTCAACCCGCTCTACGGACTCTGGACCTCGAGAATGGGGCCCTGGTCCGCGCGCCTCGGCTTCAAGTTCACGTTCTAA
- a CDS encoding sulfatase-like hydrolase/transferase: MGKKKGRAKGRSAFFAAGILAVAAAVFFFIRHDAGRERVRRDSGLNVLIITLDTTRADRLGCYGYEEAGTPRIDALAAAGVLFKDAYCPTPLTLPSHASLFTGTDPYLHGVHNNGTYVLGPELATLAEILKSAGCETAAFTASFSVDSRFGLDRGFDVYDDTFQEGAPFKAINSERQAGEVFDAFRDWMEQRESGRFFAWVHFFDPHLPYDPPSPYREQFADDLYDGEIAYMDVHVGRIVDLLERQGLLHSTILVLAGDHGEAFGEKGESGHGVFIYDGTMKIPLIFHAPENLPRDRTVRTRARLIDVFPTVLDLLGLRPPETTHGESLLSSIAGRRAADHPAYLETFYPRENYGWSELTGLVEGEWKFIRAPRPELYHLASDPGENHDRIASESGTAVRMNRTLENIVRRAAGAGDAGTRRMTAEEEERLRSLGYASFAGSGRAGDRPDPKDMRDVLRLTQDARAAEYSGDFAAAASAYEELVESIPDSPAVYVNLALSRARLKDFESALAVLRAGVERIPDSEILLPRLGHTLLVMGRPGEALEAMNRVLDINPRHVEALTVAAGILDGARRRDEAGALYARALAVEPENRFLRLNYAANQAASGRMTEAVAEYERLVADHPGDPVLLEYLGVAHGVAGDTAASVAALEKAAGIRPSPSLYINLAMAYKAAGNIDGAIRSLRRYLENPHGESEAAVAAARAELAALERERR; this comes from the coding sequence GGGAAGAAAAAGGGCCGGGCCAAGGGGCGTTCCGCTTTCTTCGCGGCCGGGATCCTCGCCGTCGCGGCAGCGGTCTTTTTTTTCATCCGTCATGATGCCGGGAGGGAACGTGTCCGGCGCGACTCAGGCCTCAATGTCCTCATCATCACCCTCGACACGACACGGGCCGACCGGCTGGGCTGCTACGGCTATGAAGAGGCGGGGACGCCCCGCATCGACGCACTGGCCGCAGCGGGGGTTCTTTTCAAAGACGCCTACTGCCCGACACCGCTGACTCTTCCGTCCCACGCCTCGCTGTTCACCGGAACCGATCCTTATCTCCACGGGGTGCACAACAACGGGACCTATGTCCTCGGCCCGGAGCTTGCGACTCTGGCCGAGATCCTAAAATCGGCCGGTTGCGAAACGGCGGCTTTCACGGCGTCCTTTTCGGTCGATTCGAGATTCGGGCTCGACCGCGGCTTCGACGTCTATGACGACACCTTCCAGGAAGGCGCGCCCTTCAAGGCGATCAATTCCGAACGGCAGGCCGGGGAGGTGTTCGACGCCTTCCGGGACTGGATGGAACAACGGGAAAGCGGCCGGTTTTTCGCCTGGGTCCACTTCTTCGATCCCCACCTTCCCTATGACCCTCCCTCGCCCTACAGGGAGCAATTCGCAGACGATCTCTACGACGGCGAGATCGCCTATATGGACGTTCATGTCGGACGTATCGTCGATCTTCTGGAGAGACAGGGGCTTCTCCACAGCACGATACTCGTTCTGGCCGGGGATCACGGCGAGGCTTTCGGCGAGAAGGGCGAGTCGGGGCACGGGGTTTTCATCTACGACGGCACGATGAAAATCCCCCTGATTTTTCACGCGCCGGAAAACCTGCCCCGCGACCGCACGGTGCGGACCCGAGCCCGTCTGATCGACGTCTTCCCGACCGTACTCGACCTGCTCGGCCTCCGGCCGCCGGAAACCACACACGGGGAAAGTCTGTTGTCGAGTATCGCAGGCCGGCGGGCGGCGGATCACCCAGCCTACCTCGAAACGTTCTATCCCCGGGAAAACTACGGTTGGTCGGAACTGACGGGCTTGGTTGAGGGGGAGTGGAAATTCATCCGTGCGCCGCGGCCGGAGCTCTATCATCTGGCCTCCGACCCCGGGGAAAACCATGACCGGATCGCTTCGGAGAGCGGAACGGCCGTGCGGATGAACCGGACGCTGGAGAACATTGTCCGGAGAGCGGCCGGCGCCGGGGATGCGGGAACACGGCGGATGACGGCTGAAGAGGAGGAGCGTCTCCGATCGCTGGGTTACGCGAGTTTCGCGGGAAGCGGCCGCGCCGGGGACCGCCCCGACCCGAAAGACATGCGGGACGTCCTTCGGCTGACGCAGGATGCCCGGGCGGCCGAATACTCGGGCGATTTTGCGGCGGCGGCTTCGGCCTATGAAGAGCTCGTCGAGTCCATCCCCGACTCCCCCGCCGTCTACGTCAACCTGGCTCTCAGCCGGGCCCGGCTCAAGGATTTTGAATCCGCCCTGGCCGTCCTCCGGGCCGGCGTCGAGCGGATTCCGGATTCCGAAATCCTGCTTCCGCGGCTGGGACATACCCTCCTGGTCATGGGCCGTCCCGGCGAGGCCCTGGAAGCCATGAACCGGGTGCTCGACATCAATCCGCGCCACGTCGAGGCCCTTACGGTCGCCGCCGGAATTCTGGACGGGGCCCGGCGCCGGGACGAGGCGGGGGCGCTTTACGCGAGGGCGCTTGCCGTCGAGCCCGAAAACCGGTTTCTCCGCCTGAACTATGCGGCCAACCAGGCCGCAAGCGGACGGATGACCGAGGCCGTCGCCGAATATGAACGGCTTGTCGCCGACCATCCGGGCGACCCCGTGCTTCTCGAATATCTCGGCGTCGCCCACGGTGTCGCGGGAGACACTGCGGCGTCCGTCGCCGCGCTGGAAAAGGCCGCCGGAATCCGGCCCTCGCCTTCGCTCTATATCAACCTGGCCATGGCCTACAAGGCCGCCGGAAATATCGACGGCGCAATCCGCAGCCTGCGGCGCTATCTCGAAAATCCACACGGCGAATCCGAAGCCGCCGTGGCCGCCGCCCGGGCCGAACTCGCCGCCCTCGAACGGGAACGGCGCTGA